The following proteins are co-located in the Bacteroidales bacterium genome:
- a CDS encoding M3 family metallopeptidase, protein MSSEIINNPLLAEWNTPFNTPPFNLIETSHYYPAVEEAIKLAEKEIQIITDNSDNPTFKNTIAALDNAGEKLGRIASVLFNLNSAETNKQLQEAAQMVSPVLTRFSNDITLNTRLFERIVNIFEKKNTAGYTTEEKILIERKYRNFMLGGAGLKEYERERFRTISEELSTLALKFDENVLEETNSWVLHLTDRSDLAGLPENLTETAAKEAVSRDKDGWIFTLHYPSYVPFMQYSEKRHLREKMFRAYSSRAFRENEFDNRNIVIKIVNLRLEIAKMLGFRNYAEMVLGDRMADTPEKVEKFLEDLYTASKPAAFRDLNTIKKFAAEEGLKEPLERWDWAYYSEKLKKKLYDIDDETLKPYFSLEKVETAIFGLATKLYGIRFSANKNIPVYHPDVKTYEVYDNDDTFLAILYVDYHPRTGKSGGAWMTSYRDQRKKNKMDIRPFISIVSNFTRSSESRPSLLSFNELTTFLHEFGHALHGMLTKCTYESLSGTNVARDFVELPSQFMENYAFEKEWLDTFAVHYKTGEKLPAELIAKIKEAASYNEGYACYRQLSFGFLDMAWHSLEDHPEIDISDFENRIMSKTELFPPVEGLNMSAAFGHIFGGGYAAGYYGYKWAEVLDADAFQYFQETGIFNNKTAESFRKNILEKGGTENPASLYKNFRGREPSIDALLKRSGL, encoded by the coding sequence ATGAGTTCCGAAATAATAAATAATCCGCTCCTGGCAGAATGGAATACGCCATTCAATACTCCTCCTTTTAATCTGATAGAAACATCGCATTACTATCCCGCTGTTGAAGAAGCCATAAAACTTGCCGAAAAAGAGATTCAGATAATCACTGATAACTCTGACAATCCTACATTTAAAAATACTATAGCTGCCCTTGACAATGCGGGAGAAAAACTAGGACGGATCGCATCAGTATTGTTTAATCTCAATAGTGCAGAAACCAATAAACAACTGCAGGAAGCTGCTCAGATGGTATCCCCTGTTCTTACCCGCTTCTCAAACGATATAACTCTGAATACCAGACTTTTCGAACGTATTGTTAATATATTCGAAAAGAAAAATACAGCTGGATATACAACTGAAGAGAAGATCCTTATTGAAAGAAAATACCGGAACTTCATGCTTGGAGGTGCAGGACTTAAGGAGTATGAGAGGGAAAGATTCAGGACGATATCTGAAGAACTTTCAACACTTGCGTTGAAATTTGATGAAAATGTTCTCGAAGAAACAAACTCGTGGGTGCTTCACCTTACAGACAGATCGGATCTTGCAGGATTACCTGAAAACCTTACTGAGACTGCAGCAAAAGAAGCAGTAAGCAGGGACAAAGATGGATGGATATTTACTCTTCATTATCCAAGCTATGTTCCTTTTATGCAATATTCAGAAAAACGGCATCTGAGAGAGAAGATGTTCAGGGCATACTCATCAAGGGCTTTCAGGGAAAATGAATTCGACAACAGGAATATTGTAATTAAAATAGTAAACCTGCGTCTTGAGATTGCTAAAATGCTGGGGTTCAGGAACTATGCCGAAATGGTACTTGGCGATCGCATGGCAGACACCCCTGAAAAAGTTGAAAAATTTCTTGAAGATCTTTATACAGCATCAAAACCGGCGGCTTTCAGGGACCTGAACACAATTAAAAAGTTTGCTGCTGAGGAGGGACTGAAAGAGCCACTGGAACGATGGGACTGGGCATACTACTCAGAAAAGCTGAAGAAAAAACTCTATGATATTGATGATGAGACACTCAAACCATATTTCAGTCTCGAAAAAGTTGAAACTGCAATCTTTGGGCTAGCGACAAAACTATATGGAATTAGGTTCTCTGCCAATAAAAATATTCCGGTCTACCACCCTGATGTAAAGACCTATGAGGTTTATGATAATGATGATACTTTCCTTGCAATCCTGTATGTTGATTATCATCCCCGGACTGGGAAGAGCGGCGGTGCATGGATGACCAGTTACAGAGATCAGAGAAAGAAAAACAAAATGGATATTCGTCCATTTATCTCAATAGTATCCAATTTCACAAGATCATCAGAATCAAGGCCTTCGCTCCTTTCATTCAATGAACTAACAACTTTTCTGCACGAGTTTGGCCATGCCCTTCATGGCATGCTTACAAAATGTACTTATGAGAGCCTTTCAGGGACAAATGTAGCGCGCGACTTCGTTGAATTACCTTCTCAGTTCATGGAGAATTATGCATTTGAAAAAGAGTGGCTCGACACGTTTGCAGTTCATTACAAGACAGGAGAAAAACTCCCTGCGGAACTAATAGCTAAAATTAAGGAAGCAGCCTCGTATAATGAGGGATATGCATGTTACAGACAGTTAAGCTTCGGATTTCTCGATATGGCATGGCATTCACTGGAGGATCATCCGGAGATCGATATCTCTGACTTTGAGAATAGAATAATGTCAAAAACGGAACTCTTTCCTCCTGTTGAAGGACTGAATATGAGTGCTGCTTTCGGACATATTTTCGGAGGCGGATATGCTGCAGGCTATTATGGTTACAAGTGGGCCGAAGTTCTTGATGCTGATGCATTTCAATACTTTCAGGAAACCGGAATATTCAATAACAAAACAGCAGAATCGTTTCGAAAAAACATTCTCGAAAAAGGAGGAACAGAGAATCCTGCCTCTTTATATAAGAATTTCAGAGGCAGGGAACCTTCGATAGATGCTTTGCTAAAGCGAAGCGGCCTGTAA
- a CDS encoding FKBP-type peptidyl-prolyl cis-trans isomerase, producing MKIRGIIVMTAVIALMLGSCGNSALKNAKLKTNEDSLSYAFGIVNYNALTQDSLMLNPVLVAKAMMDGKDGKPLMEDEIARSFIMAFINKRETAKAEEKALLDKEVYKEYIAQNEAFLAQNKAKEGVTTTASGLQYEVVKMGTGPKPTVESTVKVHYVGTLIDGTEFDSSIKRNEPAQFPVSGVIAGWTEALQLMPVGSKFKLVLPESVAYGANGAGEVIKPFSTLVFEVELLEIVQ from the coding sequence ATGAAAATCAGGGGAATAATTGTTATGACCGCTGTAATAGCTTTAATGCTTGGCTCTTGCGGTAATAGTGCTCTTAAAAATGCAAAACTCAAAACCAATGAAGATTCACTATCCTATGCTTTCGGTATTGTTAATTATAACGCCCTTACGCAAGATAGTCTGATGCTTAATCCTGTTCTCGTTGCAAAAGCTATGATGGACGGAAAAGATGGGAAACCACTTATGGAAGATGAGATTGCCCGTTCTTTTATCATGGCTTTCATTAACAAGCGCGAAACTGCCAAAGCTGAAGAGAAAGCACTTCTTGATAAAGAAGTATACAAAGAATATATTGCACAAAACGAGGCATTCCTTGCTCAAAACAAGGCAAAAGAAGGAGTTACAACAACAGCAAGCGGACTTCAGTATGAAGTTGTAAAAATGGGTACAGGACCAAAACCTACAGTTGAAAGTACAGTAAAAGTTCATTACGTAGGAACACTTATCGATGGAACAGAATTTGATTCATCAATAAAAAGAAATGAACCTGCTCAGTTCCCTGTTTCAGGTGTTATTGCAGGATGGACAGAAGCTCTTCAGCTGATGCCGGTTGGTTCAAAATTCAAACTAGTTCTTCCTGAATCAGTTGCTTATGGTGCAAATGGCGCCGGTGAAGTTATCAAACCATTCTCTACACTTGTTTTTGAAGTTGAGCTTCTCGAAATCGTTCAGTAA
- a CDS encoding peptidylprolyl isomerase codes for MTTAEIQTPKGTMKVSFFEEDTPGTVENFITLAKKGFYDGLAFHRVIPDFVIQGGCPLSKDMSDPRVGTGGPGYKIKCELTGGNQYHDKGVLSMAHAGRNTGGSQFFICHSRTNTKHLDRQHTCFGKVFEGLDVIDKIRQGDKIEKIIIHEE; via the coding sequence ATGACAACAGCAGAAATCCAGACTCCAAAAGGAACTATGAAGGTCAGCTTCTTTGAAGAGGACACTCCGGGTACCGTGGAGAACTTTATAACTCTGGCTAAAAAAGGTTTTTACGACGGACTGGCATTTCACAGGGTAATTCCTGATTTTGTCATCCAGGGTGGTTGCCCGCTTTCAAAAGATATGAGCGACCCGCGAGTAGGAACAGGTGGTCCGGGTTATAAAATAAAATGTGAACTCACAGGTGGTAATCAATACCACGACAAAGGAGTTCTGTCTATGGCTCATGCCGGCAGAAATACAGGGGGCTCGCAGTTTTTTATCTGCCATAGCCGCACTAATACCAAACACCTTGACAGACAACATACCTGCTTTGGCAAAGTATTTGAAGGACTGGATGTTATCGATAAAATCCGTCAGGGTGATAAAATTGAAAAAATAATTATTCACGAAGAATAA
- a CDS encoding bifunctional YncE family protein/alkaline phosphatase family protein: MKKLLSVILIFTGICSHAQIQLPYNRMIQPAGMQIYFGDTELENHALDAAISPDGKWLAVEERYSIVFISTSDNKVKFTLDNIRHPKLRRGMNTYSGITWRKDAAIPEVFWSTTGDSSKCYVASATWNGVTAKFSGIIEFKPVPPAKLSLPNEILTIKEGDKEYLYTVLNGNDQVVKRELESRKIIWEVKTGVAPYGITLAAGKLYITNWAGRTPESDDKDVAGVPWSLARVDNSKAGGATREGSVTVLNPADGTVLKQIIVGLHPNEIISDRSGKYVYLTNSNSDNISVISTLNDEITETISVRLQPEINPYFGDSPNGLALSEDEKTLYIANGMDNALAVISLGKKASLKGKRSTSSVTGFIPTGAYPSAIAIHNPGKLYVCNLEGEGVRLGLKDTNTFNPVYNTHHMLASVSVIPFPGKRKLKAYTDTVIAVNDLSRAVMARDKPRANAIPKPLPDRIGEPSVFKHVIYIIKENRTYDQLLGDMKQGNGDPGLCIFGEEITPNTHKLAEEFILLDNFNVSGKCSAEGHQWTDASIVTDYIEKNMRAWFRSYPHVQEDALVYSPTGFLWDNAMKYGKSVKIYGEASIPLFPKKTTWSDVYNAYLKGESVEFTNHTTIEPVKKILSQTFPSYGSHEFPDVVRADVFIKELKEYEAMEGDQLPELMIMALPNDHTGGTRPGLPTPRAMVADNDLALGQIVEAVSKSRFWENTVIFVVEDDSQNGWDHVSAYRTVGLVLSPYSRLKTTNSTYYAQPSVVRTIEQILGLPPMNIQDAIANPMTDCFSTKPDLTPYAAVKNNIPLDEMNPGLTALSGKALHYAKKSLLPVFDKIDSGEDDLLNRIIWHSAKGNIPYPVKFAGSGDEDDDEDDE, translated from the coding sequence ATGAAAAAACTTCTTTCAGTAATCCTGATTTTCACAGGAATCTGCTCTCATGCCCAGATTCAACTTCCATACAACAGGATGATACAGCCAGCCGGGATGCAGATATATTTCGGCGATACAGAACTTGAAAACCATGCACTTGATGCTGCGATATCCCCCGATGGCAAATGGCTTGCCGTTGAGGAGAGGTACAGCATCGTTTTTATAAGCACATCAGATAACAAAGTAAAATTCACCCTCGACAACATCAGGCATCCTAAACTGCGAAGGGGTATGAATACCTACTCCGGTATAACCTGGAGGAAAGATGCAGCTATTCCGGAAGTATTCTGGAGCACAACAGGCGACAGCTCCAAATGCTATGTTGCGTCAGCAACGTGGAATGGCGTAACAGCAAAATTTTCAGGAATAATTGAATTCAAACCGGTTCCTCCGGCAAAACTATCACTGCCAAATGAAATCCTCACTATTAAAGAAGGTGATAAGGAGTATTTGTATACTGTTCTGAATGGAAACGACCAGGTAGTAAAACGGGAACTTGAAAGCAGAAAAATAATATGGGAAGTTAAAACAGGAGTTGCTCCGTACGGAATAACTTTAGCTGCAGGAAAACTCTACATTACAAACTGGGCCGGCAGAACACCGGAATCAGACGACAAAGATGTTGCAGGAGTACCCTGGAGTCTTGCCAGAGTAGATAACAGTAAGGCAGGCGGGGCAACCAGGGAAGGAAGTGTAACAGTTCTTAATCCGGCTGACGGCACAGTGCTTAAGCAAATAATTGTTGGTCTTCACCCTAATGAAATAATCAGCGACCGGAGTGGAAAATATGTCTACCTGACAAATTCCAATAGCGACAATATAAGCGTTATCAGCACTTTAAACGATGAAATAACAGAAACAATAAGTGTCAGATTACAGCCTGAGATTAATCCGTATTTTGGAGATTCTCCAAATGGATTAGCTCTGTCTGAAGATGAAAAGACATTATATATTGCCAATGGAATGGATAATGCCCTCGCAGTTATCAGTCTCGGAAAGAAAGCTTCACTAAAAGGCAAAAGAAGTACAAGTAGTGTTACAGGCTTCATTCCTACAGGAGCATATCCGTCGGCAATCGCAATTCATAATCCGGGTAAACTATATGTCTGTAATCTGGAAGGTGAAGGAGTCAGGCTTGGACTAAAAGATACCAACACATTCAACCCGGTTTACAATACCCATCATATGCTGGCATCCGTATCAGTAATCCCTTTTCCGGGGAAACGCAAACTTAAAGCCTATACTGATACCGTTATTGCTGTGAATGACCTTTCAAGAGCTGTGATGGCGAGAGATAAACCAAGGGCAAATGCCATTCCCAAACCTCTGCCCGACAGGATAGGTGAGCCTTCTGTATTTAAACACGTCATCTATATTATAAAGGAGAACAGGACATACGATCAGTTACTTGGTGATATGAAACAGGGGAATGGCGATCCCGGACTTTGCATATTCGGAGAAGAAATAACACCAAATACTCATAAACTTGCAGAGGAATTTATTCTGCTTGATAACTTCAACGTATCGGGTAAATGTTCAGCAGAGGGCCATCAATGGACTGACGCCTCGATAGTTACCGATTACATAGAAAAGAATATGAGGGCCTGGTTCAGAAGTTATCCTCATGTTCAGGAAGATGCACTTGTTTATTCTCCTACCGGATTTCTATGGGATAATGCCATGAAATATGGAAAGAGCGTAAAAATCTATGGAGAGGCATCAATACCGCTATTTCCAAAGAAAACAACATGGTCAGATGTTTATAATGCCTACCTGAAAGGTGAGTCTGTGGAATTCACTAATCATACTACAATAGAGCCTGTTAAGAAGATCCTGAGCCAGACCTTTCCTTCATATGGCAGTCACGAGTTTCCTGATGTGGTAAGGGCTGATGTATTTATTAAGGAACTGAAAGAATATGAGGCTATGGAAGGAGACCAGCTTCCGGAACTTATGATAATGGCACTCCCTAATGATCATACCGGAGGTACAAGGCCAGGGTTGCCCACTCCCCGTGCAATGGTAGCAGATAATGATCTGGCACTCGGACAGATTGTTGAGGCTGTTTCCAAAAGCCGGTTTTGGGAAAACACTGTGATCTTTGTAGTTGAAGATGATTCCCAGAACGGTTGGGATCATGTATCAGCATACCGTACAGTCGGACTGGTTTTGAGTCCGTATTCCAGACTTAAAACAACAAACAGCACCTACTATGCACAGCCCTCTGTTGTTAGAACTATTGAGCAGATTCTTGGTTTGCCGCCAATGAACATTCAGGATGCTATTGCAAATCCCATGACAGATTGCTTCAGCACAAAACCGGATCTAACTCCTTATGCAGCAGTTAAAAACAATATTCCGCTCGATGAGATGAATCCGGGGTTAACTGCATTGTCAGGTAAGGCTCTCCATTATGCAAAAAAGAGTCTGCTGCCTGTATTCGACAAGATTGATTCGGGTGAGGATGATCTGCTTAACAGAATAATATGGCACTCTGCAAAAGGGAATATTCCATATCCTGTGAAATTTGCAGGTTCAGGTGATGAAGATGATGATGAAGATGATGAATAA
- a CDS encoding DUF3127 domain-containing protein codes for MAFEITGKVIDISPVNQVSDKFKKREFVIEKKETGGSAVFIDYIKFQLVQDKCDLINESFLNEDVKIWFNLKGNKWEKEGKINYFTNLDAWKLEKTSSAGREQNVSSHTTLEDIPPENDELSDLPF; via the coding sequence ATGGCATTCGAGATTACCGGTAAAGTAATAGATATCTCTCCTGTAAATCAGGTAAGTGACAAATTCAAAAAACGGGAATTTGTTATTGAAAAAAAGGAGACAGGTGGTTCTGCTGTATTCATAGATTATATAAAGTTTCAGCTTGTACAGGATAAATGCGACCTTATAAATGAATCATTTCTTAACGAGGATGTTAAAATCTGGTTTAATCTTAAAGGTAACAAGTGGGAGAAAGAGGGTAAGATAAACTATTTCACCAACCTTGACGCATGGAAACTGGAAAAGACTTCTTCTGCCGGAAGGGAACAGAATGTATCTTCACACACAACTCTTGAAGACATTCCACCTGAAAATGATGAATTAAGCGATCTGCCGTTCTGA
- a CDS encoding fibrobacter succinogenes major paralogous domain-containing protein, which yields MKKLYALITFLFIAIVVKGQAPASFNYQAVLRDTEGVLKANKAVTVKFEILSGSSSGTAVYTETHNVTTTSTGLIDLDLGTGTTSDGSLTVINWGTGTYFLKITIDGTVMGTSQLLSVPYALYSAKAGNGFSGNYADLTNKPALATVASSGSYTDLVNKPDLTVGAVKKLTVTSETSDMEEALFEVKNKNGQTVFAVYNEGVRIYVDNGSAKGAKGGFAIGGFGSKAGSQDYFVVNPDSIRMYVADTPAKGAKGGFAIGGFGSAKALPQDLLVVSSDSIRAYIDTNTGKGSKGGFAIGGFGSAKGPVEEYLRVTRDSTRVYINNTPAKAPKGGFAIGGFGGAKGIESDYVLINPDSTNFYVRSLGGSTLSTFNILSVNENLIQNPLLSADPDTIAMTSVLNVQNNISVAGDIGYAGTVAPIDVPVLTSAQVISVTQTSGLAGGTITSNGGAAVITSGVCWNTSPSPTVSLGTKTTNGSSTGSFTSSITGLTAATTYYVRAYATNSVGTGYGEEVVFTTNSVSPVLATLTTATPGSITHISAVSGGDIMDNGGAQITVGGICWSTTSGPLVTDSHTTLPYPQNIFASTMTGLTENTTYYVRAYATSVAGTAYGNEVSFTTPLAPVAVNDIDGNSYNTIVIGSQIWFASNLKTTRLNDGTAIANVTDGTAWSLLSTPAYAWYNNDNAANGLYGILYNWQTVSTGLLCPAGWQVPTESDMFTLESALGGALVAGGKLKEVGTTHWSAPNTGATDEVGFTALPGGFRNYMGMFMNIGLNSSWWTSSLISVDPTFFSLDANSAEIMLQMMFDKSGMYVRCMKNN from the coding sequence ATGAAAAAACTTTACGCACTTATTACATTTTTATTTATTGCCATCGTGGTAAAAGGGCAGGCACCAGCCAGTTTTAATTATCAGGCAGTGCTCAGGGATACTGAAGGAGTATTGAAGGCAAACAAAGCTGTAACAGTCAAATTCGAGATACTGTCGGGAAGCTCATCGGGAACTGCAGTATATACAGAAACACATAATGTTACTACAACAAGTACCGGACTAATTGATCTTGATCTTGGTACAGGTACCACTTCCGACGGATCACTGACAGTAATTAACTGGGGGACAGGAACATATTTTCTGAAGATTACGATTGATGGTACCGTTATGGGAACCAGTCAGTTATTAAGCGTGCCATATGCATTATATTCTGCAAAAGCTGGGAACGGATTCAGCGGTAACTATGCAGATCTCACAAACAAACCTGCTTTAGCTACTGTTGCTTCGAGCGGCAGTTATACTGACCTTGTCAATAAACCTGATCTGACAGTAGGTGCTGTAAAAAAACTTACGGTTACAAGCGAAACCTCTGACATGGAAGAAGCACTGTTTGAAGTTAAAAATAAGAATGGCCAGACTGTATTTGCCGTCTATAATGAAGGTGTAAGGATCTATGTTGATAATGGTTCAGCCAAAGGTGCAAAAGGAGGATTTGCTATTGGAGGGTTTGGTTCAAAGGCTGGTTCTCAGGACTATTTTGTCGTTAATCCCGACTCGATAAGGATGTATGTTGCTGATACACCGGCAAAAGGAGCAAAAGGAGGATTTGCTATAGGCGGATTCGGCAGTGCAAAAGCACTCCCCCAGGATCTGCTTGTTGTCAGCTCCGACAGCATAAGAGCTTATATTGATACAAATACCGGTAAAGGTTCAAAGGGAGGGTTTGCAATCGGAGGATTTGGGAGTGCGAAAGGACCAGTGGAGGAATATCTTCGAGTAACACGCGACAGCACAAGGGTTTATATTAATAATACCCCTGCTAAGGCGCCAAAAGGCGGTTTTGCAATCGGTGGTTTTGGCGGTGCAAAGGGAATTGAAAGTGATTATGTACTGATCAATCCCGACAGTACAAATTTCTATGTACGCTCACTTGGAGGTAGTACTTTATCAACATTCAATATCCTTTCAGTAAACGAGAATCTTATTCAAAATCCGTTATTGAGCGCTGACCCAGATACTATTGCTATGACAAGTGTACTTAATGTGCAGAATAATATCAGTGTAGCTGGTGATATCGGTTATGCCGGAACTGTAGCTCCGATTGATGTTCCTGTCTTAACAAGTGCTCAAGTCATTAGTGTTACTCAGACATCAGGTTTGGCTGGAGGTACTATTACCAGCAATGGTGGAGCCGCTGTAATTACAAGTGGTGTTTGTTGGAACACTTCACCATCACCAACGGTTTCTCTCGGCACTAAAACGACTAACGGATCATCGACTGGTTCATTTACCTCATCAATTACTGGTTTGACTGCTGCAACAACTTATTATGTAAGGGCTTATGCAACAAACTCAGTTGGCACAGGCTATGGAGAGGAAGTAGTATTTACTACAAATAGTGTCTCTCCGGTGCTTGCTACACTTACAACAGCTACACCTGGTTCAATAACACATATTTCTGCAGTCAGCGGTGGTGATATAATGGATAATGGCGGTGCGCAGATCACAGTCGGCGGAATATGCTGGAGCACAACTTCTGGTCCATTGGTAACTGACAGTCATACAACTCTGCCGTATCCGCAGAATATATTTGCAAGTACAATGACAGGTTTGACTGAAAACACAACCTATTATGTGAGAGCATATGCAACAAGTGTTGCTGGTACTGCATACGGAAATGAAGTGAGCTTCACAACACCTCTTGCTCCTGTTGCTGTTAATGATATCGATGGAAATTCTTACAACACAATTGTAATAGGATCTCAGATATGGTTTGCTTCAAACCTTAAAACAACAAGGCTAAATGATGGAACTGCAATAGCAAATGTTACTGACGGAACCGCATGGTCTCTGCTGAGTACTCCGGCATATGCATGGTATAATAATGATAATGCTGCAAATGGATTATATGGCATTCTGTATAACTGGCAAACTGTAAGTACCGGTCTGCTATGTCCGGCCGGCTGGCAGGTGCCTACTGAAAGCGACATGTTTACTCTGGAAAGCGCACTTGGTGGAGCGCTGGTTGCCGGAGGCAAACTGAAAGAGGTAGGTACAACTCATTGGAGTGCTCCTAATACAGGCGCAACTGATGAGGTTGGTTTTACAGCTCTGCCTGGTGGTTTCCGTAACTATATGGGTATGTTCATGAATATCGGATTAAACTCCAGCTGGTGGACATCATCTCTGATATCAGTAGATCCGACATTCTTCTCCCTCGACGCAAACAGCGCTGAAATAATGCTTCAGATGATGTTCGATAAGTCTGGTATGTATGTGCGGTGTATGAAGAATAACTAG